GGACAATGGTATAAACTCACCGCCAAAACCGGAACGTACGATGACGCTGACCCGATCGGTGTATTGGACGTTACCGTCCTGTCGAAACAGATCCTGGAACCGATTCTTGGCATCCAGGATCTTCGGACAGACAAGCGGATCGACTTTGTGGGCGGTCTTCGCGGCCTCGGTGAATTGGAACGCCGCGTGAACAGCGGAGAAATGAAAGTTGCCTTCGCTTTGTACCCGGTTACGATGAAGCAACTCATCGATATTTCCGACAGCGGTAAAATCATGCCTCCGAAGACCACTTGGTTTGAACCGAAACTGCGCAGTGGATTGATTCTTCACTCCCTGGAAGATTGATCCATGTCGTCGAATCAAAACCTCTTTCACCCACCCGATTTCGATTCCATCCTGCAGCGAATCCAGAATCTGAATGCAGATGCCGAGCGAAAATGGGGCACTATGAACGTCCACCAAATGGTCGTCCATTGCAGCGACCCGATCCGGGAGGTATTAGGAATTCGACCAACACGCAATCTGAGCAATTTGCTTTTGCGGACCGTCGGAAAATGGATGGCGCTTTACGGACCCGAATGGCAAAAAGGGAAATTCCCAACTTCTCCCGACTATGACCAATTGAAGAAGGGAACGCCCCCAACCACCTTCGAATCGGATCGTGAGCAACTTCAGCGATTATTGGAAAAAGTTCGCGAACTTCCGCTAAACCATCCGATGCCGGCCCATCCGGCTTTTGGGAAGATGAGCAGAAAAGAATGGGGTAGGTTGGGGTATCGACACCTTGACCATCACCTTCGACAATTCAATCGCTGAGGTTTCCTATGTCCCCCCTGCCGTTAGTCTTATTACACGGAGCCTTAGGCGATGTCCGCCAATTGCAACCGCTGGCTAAATTGCTGGATGACCGTAGCGTCATCTCCGTCAACTTTCCCGGGCACGGAACAGATGCTGTGCATTCCACCCCGTTCACGATGGATGACCTGGCTGCTGCCATCACTCAGGTGATGGATGAACATCAGGTCGAACGGGCAGACATGTTCGGTTACAGCATGGGCGGTTACGCGGCCCTTTGGTTGCTGCACTTGCAACCTGACCGCGTCCGCCGCCTTTTCACCCTGGGAACCAAGCTTTCCTGGAATCCTGAAATCGCCACCCGGGAACAGGCGAATCTTCAGCCGGAGAAAATCCGGGAAAAAGTGCCCGCTTTAATGCGTTCACTCGCTCAGCGTCATGGCGAGGAGCATTGGGAAAAAGTCGTTCGATCCACCGCCGCCATGATGCAATGGTTGGGAAGTCACCCGTTGAAAGAGGAAGACTTCCTCTTCATGACGCACGAAATCTGCCTCGGTCTGGGTGATGCGGATAAAATGGTTTCGCTGGAAGAGACGCAACGCGTGCTGGGCTACCTGAACAACGGTTCACTTTCTTCGCTCGCCGGGACGCCCCATCCTCTGGAACAAGTCGATCTGACGCTTCTTCGCGATGTGCTGATCCGGTTCCTGAACTAAGACGTTCAAAGCTTGTCCAGGTTCTCCAGGTAATATTCCGCCTGGCGCAGTGTTTTATCCCGTTCCGTTGCCGACATCTTATCCCAGGTACGATAGACCATCCCGATGCGCGGGTTCTTCTCCAGCAGCGGGCGATTGATCTGATGAAAATGCCAATAGAGGGAATTGAACGGGCAGGCCTTATCACCATGCCGTGACTTCCGATCGTAATCGCAACCCGAACAATAATCACTCATCTTATCGATATAGTTACCCGAGGAGACATATGGCTTTGTTCCAACCAGCCCTCCATCCGCAAATTGGCTCATGCCGCGGGTGTTCGTGATCTCCACCCATTCGATCGCGTCGATGTAAATGCCCAGGTACCAATCGTCAACAGCACGTGGATCGACACCTGCCAGCAAGGCAAAGTTGCCGGTGATCATCAACCGTTGAATATGATGGGCGTAAGCGTTGTCCAGGCTTCCCCGGATGGTTTGATGAAGGCAATTCATTCCGGTTTCACCGTTCCAATACCAACCGGGCAATTCCCTGACATGGGAAAAGAAATTTCGCTCCGCATACCCGGGCATATTCGCCCAATAAACTCCCCTGACATACTCCCGCCACCCGAGGATCTGTCGCACGAATCCTTCGACCTGTGGAAGCGATATCAAGTCGGGGCGATCGCGGTAGGCAGCCACCGCGGCATCCACCACCTCCCGGGGTGAGAGCATTTTCGTATTCAGGGAAAAGGACAAGCGGCTGTGGAACATGAATGGCTCCCCGGATTTCATCGCGTCCTGATAGGTGCCAAAAAATGGAAGCAGTTGTTCGCAAAACCAGTGCAACAACCGAAGCGACTCCTTCCTGTTCTTCGGCCATGGTAATGCTTTCGGGTCGACGCGTCCCATCGTCCTAACCCCGACCTGCACCACAGTCGCATACAAATCCGTCACGTCATGCTTCAACTGTAGTTCCGTTGGAACTGAGACTTTCCCGTCATACCGGCTACGATTTTCCTGATCAAAATTCCACTTCGATCCTTCGGGTTCATCTCCAGCCATCAACACCCCATGTTTCCTGCGCAACATGCGATAAAAGCTTTCCAGGAGGTAGGTCTTCTTCCCTGAAAAATGATCGGCCAGCGTAGTCCGTTCGGTATAAAAATGCTCGCTGTCACAGGAGACATACGGTTCACCCGTCGGAAGACAAGCGTTGCGTAATTGCAGATCGAGCCGATATTCATCCGGTAGCTGGTATTCAAGCCTGCGCGCCTTTGTTGCCCGCGCTATCTGATCAATGTTTCGGGTAAGGTCCTGCTGGTTATCCGGATCGTCCAGTTTCAGATAACGAATGTGGTGCCCGGCCGCGGTCAGGGCTTCCGCAAACGATCGCATCGCGTGGAAGAAAGCCAATACCTTTTGGATATGATGGACGACATAATCCGTTTCCTGACGGACCTCCATCATCAGATACAGGATCCCATCGTCTTTTCTCCTGAACCAGGAGTGCTTTGCATTAAGCTGATCGCCCAGGATCAGACGAATCGTATGATATCGTGGAGAACTGCTCACTTGGATTTGAAAACATCCGGAGGCAGTCCCTGGTTCACACGATAATTGGAAAAACGTAAATAAATCTTCCCTTTTTCCCGCGCTTTCGGATCAATGGGTTTTGAACTTTTCGTGTTGTTCAGATCCGCGGCAACCGCTTTGGGTATCTTGAATTTCCGGGTGTCAACGGTAAACACCATGCTATCGGGTAAGGCGTACTGCCGTTGGGACCCGAAGAAGTAATCGCTGGTCATCGTACCGTTGGACCGAGTGGTCACCTGAGAGCGTCGAATCAGCTTTTCCGAAACATCGATCCAGAATTTTCCCAGGATCAGATCGGAAGTGTCGGATAAAGGGAGTACGCTGAGCAATTGCAATTCCCGCCCTTCGACTACCTCTTTTCCCTGCAGGACAGGAACATAACTCGCTGTATCGGCCAGGGTTCGTACCACCTGATCGAACCCTTGCCGGGGTAGCATGGCGATACCCTTCGACTTGATCCGGAATTGGTCGGGCTGACGGAAGAATACGCTTGCCTGCACAGGCAATGCTTTGACGAAACTGATATCGGTCCGGATCAGCACATCGGCCTGATACTCCCGGACTTTGCGGAACTTACCGTTCAGATCACGCAAGAGTTCGCGCGCATCCTGAGCGGAAAGCTCCATCACGCCAAACAGGAGTAATAGTGGCAATAGTCGACGGATCATGTAAGGATGTCTTTCCGGTTAAAGTGGAAAAGGCCGATTCCGAGGAACACGATGATATGCCCAAAGACAAAGATCGCCGAGTCGCGTATCTGCTCCCATGGGATCGGCTCCTCGAAGAAACTGCGCCAGGCATTCATGTGTGTCGTGAACAGATAAGGACGGATGCGTTCGAACAACGGCACATCCAGGGAGCCGATGATGGTAAACAAGATGATGATCGCCATGGTCGTGATAATCGGGCCGATTGAGTTGTCGGAGTAACAGGACAATAACATCGACAAAGCGCCAACCAGTGACAGGGCCAGAAATGCCATGGCCAGTGCGGCAAAGAATCGCCACAGCACATCGTAGGCCGGGATGATCACCAGTTCGTCGGTTTTCAAGACAATCAGGTCGCCCTGTCCGAAGATCAACAAGCTGACCCCTAATGCAAGTATTCCCAGCCAGACTAATATCAGGAAGGTATACAACTGTCCTGCAAAGAATTTCGAAAAAAGGATGGAGGCCCGCGATGCAGGCCGGGTCAACCACAACCGCAAGGTACCCATGGCAGCCTCCCCGGAGATGAGGTCGCCGGTGACCAGGGCGACAAGCAGGGGAATTTGCAAGATCAACGCCTGCAAGATCACAAAGCAAACCAGGCTTCCGTTCAGGATCTTCCCTTCAAATACAAACGACTGCTCTACGTTCTGCGTAACGAACTGGATGTACTCCATCCCGTCCGCGTACAACGCGAATTGTACAAGCGTGCAAAAGATAAAGATCACCGCGAAGCCAATGTAGCTTCTGGGTCGGGCCGCGATCTTCAACAACTCGAGCCAAATGAGGCGGATCATCGCGACTTCCCTCCTTTCATCGTCCCTTCTTCCATGGTCAATCGGACGAACAGATCCTCCAATCTCCGGCGGGACTGAATAGCCGTAACAGCCATGCCACGACCGACCAGCCATTCGTTGACGCGAGGGATCTCGTCGTCTGATAAGGATAGTATCCAGTGATCAGAGGAACGCTGCTGAATGCGCCCGATCCAGGGAAAATCATCCGGCGGATTGTTGGAAAGAGGCGTTGAAAGAAAACTAAAGGAAACCACCAGATCTTCCCGGCTCAACAACTCCGCTACTGTTCCTTCAACGATCGCTCTGCCCTTGTTGATGATCACCATTCGGGTGGCGATCAGCTCGATCTCGGACAGGATGTGGGAAGAAAGGAAAATGGTTTTGCCTTCTGCCTGCAACTGCAACAACAATTTGCGAAGGTCGACGATCCCTTGTGGGTCAAGTCCGGTCGTGGGCTCGTCCAGGATGATCAGATCCGGATCATGCAACAAAGCTTGCGCAAGGCCCAGCCGTTGTTTCATTCCGTGGGAATAACCTTTCACGGCATCGCGATCACGCTGAGACAATCCGACCAGTTCCAGCATCCGATCGATTCGATGGCGAGCATCCCTTACCTTACTGAGCCAGGCAAACAGCTCCAGGTTTTTCCTTCCACTCAGGTTCTTATAGAAATCCGGCTTTTCTACGATCGATCCGATACGACGCATCGCACCTGCCCGATCCGCCGCGAGCGATTGTCCGAAGATCTTTATCTGACCACCGGTAGGCCGGATCAGACCAAGCAGTGCGCGAATGGTTGTACTCTTCCCTGCTCCATTCGGTCCTAAGAAGCCGTAGATATCGCCCTGGTCAACATGAAAGGACAAATCATCGACCGCGACAAAAGAGCCATAGGTCTTTCGGAAATTCTCAACAGTTAAGGCGGGTGTCATTTCGACCAAACGAAGGTAGCAAGGTTTTATCGCCCATAATGCTCAGTGAGCTATTCTTTATTGTGCTCGTCCTGACTTACTGGTTCATTTGACCAGACGGAGAATTGCCGGATCATCCGGCTCAACCGATGAAGGGAAAAAGGCAAGCAACTGACCTTCTCCATCAATGAGATATTTGCAGAAATTCCAGGTGGGCGCCTGCGTGTTCCAGCCATTCTTCGATTTATCGGTCAGCCAGGAATAAACCGGCGCGATATCACGTCCTGATGTTCTCACTTTCTCAAACATGGGAAATGTAACGCCATAATTATTCGAGCAAAAGGAACGGATCTGCGTTGCATCACCCGGCTCTTGTCCTCCAAAATCATTCGAAGGAAATCCGACAACGACAAGGCGGCCTGAGTATTGCTGGTAAAGCTTCTCCAGCTTTTCATATTGGGGTGTATAGCCGCATTCACTCGCCGTATTCACCAGCAGGATGGTCTTGCCTTTGAATTGATCGAAGCCAACCAGGTCACCCTCCAGGTTTTTGGCGACTAGTGAATGGAATTCAATCGGGGCGGCGCTACGACCCGAATCGTCAGGTCGCTCGGCAGTACGGGTACAGGATGCGATCAAGGCCATGATCGGTACGGAAATGAAACTGTGCCACTTTTTCATGCTAGTTCGTACTTCGGGACTTGCGACAACGCTCACTGCAATAACGGACCTGCTCCCATGTTCTCTTCCACTTCTTTCGCCAATTGAACGGTCGGGAACAGGTTACACAGATCTTATGCGGCAAGTCGGATTTCTTCACCGGAATGCGCCGAAAGTTAACCCGTTTTCAGTGAACCGATACCAGCATCCATGCTGAAAACCTTTCCACTGACACTCTGAGAAGCACCCGTCAGAAGCCACTCGGCAAGAGAGGCCGGCTCTTCCGGGTCAAGGATGCGCTTCAACGGATGCCGGTCGATCGCTGCTTGTTTTCTCTGGTCGTTGGAGAGCATGCTGCTGGCGAGTTCTGTATTGGTCAGGGTGGGTGCAATCACATTTATGCGAACAGAGGGCGCCCATTCGGCTGCAAGAGAGCGTGCCAGACCTTCCACAGCACCTTTAGCCAAGGCAATACTGCTGTGAAAGGGCATTCCGGTCTGCACCGCCACGGTACTGAATAAAACCACCGAAGCCCCACCATCCCTTCCTTTCAAATTACCTTCCACGTGCTGCAACAAGCGGATCGCGCCCAGCGCATTGATTTGCAAATCCTCCTGGAAGTCATGCGCTTTGAGACCTCGGAAGGGTTTGAGACGGATCGTACCGGGCAAGTATGCAAGTCCGGAGATGGGTCCTTCCACAACGGGTAATTGCGCTTCAGGATTTCCAAAATCAACTTCGCAGAAGGAGCTGCCTGCGGGTAAGCTGTCGGGATGCGTCCGCCCCAGGATAAGCACATCGTGACCAGCGTTAGTCAGGCGATTCACGAGCGCTCTTCCTATTCCGGTACGTCCACCGGCAACCACGAATTTTCCCACGCTCCATCAACATTCGGGCGGGGTAAATGTTTTACAAACCGACCGCGAAAGCCCCATTGAGCCGCTTAACTTTAACCCATGCTTTTCAACCCCCAGGTTTTGGCGGAACTGCAGCAAACCTGCGCACGCTATAACGCTTGCCTGGTCGCTGTTTCCAAGACCAAACCTGTAGCTGCGATTGAGGCTGTCTATCAGACAGGTCAACGAGATTTCGGCGAAAATTATGTCCAGGAGTTGAGTGAAAAAGCCGGTCAATTGCCGCAGGATATCCGGTGGCACTTCATCGGTCACCTTCAAACCAACAAGGTCAAACAGGTCGTTCCCTATGCGCACCTCATACACGGCGTCGACAGTAAACGCTTGTTATCGGAGATCAATAAGGAGGCAGGCAAATCGGGTAAGATGATCCATTGCCTATTGCAGGTTTTCATTGCCAACGAGGCAACCAAATTCGGACTTTCCGAATCCGAACTGTATTCGATCCTCGATCAGCTGGATGCCGGAGCACTCCCGCATGTTCAGGTTAGCGGCCTGATGGGGATGGCCACCAATACCGATGAGGAACAAGTCATTCGTGCCGAATTTCGACACCTGAAATCCGTCTTCGACGAATGCAAGGCCCGCTACCCGAAAGCAGCCGGACATTTTACGGAGCTGTCGATGGGAATGACATCCGACTACCGGATAGCCCTGGAGGAAGCAAGCACCATGATCCGGATCGGTTCGGCAATCTTTGGCGAAAGGGAATATGCACGGAAGTGATCTGCATCCCTTAGGTGTACTCTTCGCCCTGCTGACCACGATCACCTGGGCGATGGGAATCTTTCCCTTTACGCAGGCTGCACGTAGACTGGGAATCGGGCCGTTGAATTTCTTCCGGCTTGTCCTCGCAACTTGCTTCATTGCCGTCCTTGCTTTCATGTTTCCCCCTTCGTTTCTAGCGATCTTCGGTTCACATTACTTTCCAGCCTGGTGCTGGCTCGGGCTATCAGGGATCATTGGTCTTACCGTGGGCGACTATTTCGGCTTTGCCATGTATGCTGTGCTGGGGGCCCGACTGGGTAGTGTCCTGACCACATTTGCTCCGGGCGCAGCACTGGTCACCGGCATGTTGATCGTGGACGAGCACATGACCTGGGCAGGAATACTCGGCATGGTCATCACCATTGCCGGCGTTATCTGGATCTCCCTCTCGAAATCCGAGCGCGAACGGGCAAGCGACACGCGTTACGGTTCGATCGCAAAGGGAATCATCTACGGTGTGTTGGCAGCCTTTTGCCAGGGCGCCGGTCTGGTTTTGGCCAAGAAGGGGATGCTGGACCAGGCTGCGGCCGGTTTGCCGCTTCATCCCGTCCACGCGACCTTTATGCGGCTTTCCATCGGAACGCTTTCTTTGTTGATCATGATCCTGCTAACACGGAAGTGGAACCAAACCGTATTCCCCATCCTAATCAACAAGGAAGGCGGTATTCGCTTTGCCGTCCTGGGCACGATCTTCGGTCCGACACTCGGAGTCAGTCTGTCACTATTTACGGTAGCATACCTGGATGCCGCTGCAGCCCAGACCATCTTCTCGCTTGTGCCGGTCGTTGCCCTTTTCTTATCTTACTTCCTGATCCGGGAGAAGATCACCGGAAAGTCCTTGATAGGTGTACTGGTGGCTGTGTCCGGAGTCATCATCCTCATCTGGCACCGACAGCTCGAAGCACTCCTCCATTTAGCGCCCTGACCCATGCAAGCACCACGCTACCTCCCTACCGTTCTGCTTCTCGCTTGTTTCCTGATCCCTTTCTTCCATTACTTTCTGACCTGTACCGATTCGCTGATGTTTGACGATGCCGCGGAATTCGCGTTGGTCATCAAACTCGGATCCATCGCCCATTCACCGGGCACACCGGCCTACATCCTGGGCGGAATGATCTGGAACAGCCTGAGCTCGGTCTTCAGTTCAAGCCTGATTACCCGGCTCAACCTGTTTTCAGTTTTTTTGGTTAGCACCGCAATCGCGTTGCTCTATCTGGCGCTTCGGAATTTCCTGCTCCTTTCCCGCCAGGAGTCAAACGCGAGTGTTCGACTGGAACTATCCGCCGCCTTTGCCGCACTGGCTTTCGGCCTCGGGCCGGTTACCTGGTCCTGGGCCAACACCATCGAAGTATACGGATTCCAGGTATTCGCCATGGCACTCCTGTTGTTCGGTTTGACCAGTTGGAAGCGATCCGGCAGATTCCCCTATCTCCTCCTCGCTTCCATCGGCTGGGCTTTGGGTCTGAGTAACCATCACCTTACCATGATCGTGTTCTCTCCCTTCATTCCGTTTTTCTTCCTGTCCGACTTCTTTTACGTTGCTGCCATTGAATCGAAATCAACGAAAAAGAAGAAGTCTGCTGCCGAAGCTGGTACATTTTCGAAACTCCTTGCAGCCATCCGCTCACGTGACTTTATTCGATTCACGCTTATCGCCGCAGTTTTTACACTGACCTGTTATGCCTGGATGTTTTGGAGAGCGCAATCGGACTATGCCTTCATGTTCGGACAACCGAAAGACCTTGGTGCACTCTTCTTTCATGTTCGTGGCGGAGCCTATACGAAGAACATTACCGACACTTCGTCGGGCATGATGGCGGTTCGTTTCCCTTACTTCCTCAACCTGACGGCCCAACAACTGGGCATTTTCCTGATACCGTTTTTTTGGGGAGTTTACGAAATGTTCAGAAGCCGCAGACGATTGACGGCGTTGGTCGTCCTTTGCTTTTACGCTTTGCTCTTCATCTATCAGGTTCGTAATAACCAATGGGCCAGTACCGATGCCTATATGTTACTACCGTTTCTGATTCTTAGCATTCCGCTTGCCGAAGGTATCTTTGCCCTCACTGCTAAACCCTGGGCGCGCATCCTCGTTCCCATCGCCTTAGTCTTGAATTTTTCACTGCCCGGTTACGCCGCACACAACCGTAAAACGTATCCGGTAAGCAGGGATCTCATGGAATTGCTGGATGCATCGGCTCCGAGGAATAGTGTCGTGATCATCTCGGACTGGACAACGGTGATCCAGTATTACTACTACCGGATCGCGGAAAATTTCCGCCCGGACTTGACGGTTCTCAATTACGATATCAAGTTCACCCACTTCAGGATACTTCCGATCCTGTATCCTGCATTCTACACGAAGATCCAACCGGAATACGACGGTTTCATCGAAGCCTTGCGCTCCGAGCACCCCTACCAGGTGGTGAACACCGGCTGTGACCTGAATACGCCCTACCTCCTCGCGAAATTCAAGACGCTGGTCGCCAAAATGGAAAAGGTCTGTTCCGAGGAGAATCGGCCGTTCCTGATCGATCCGAAGGGATTTGTCTTTTATACGCAACAGGGACTGATCAGTCCACAACGGCATGTTTCGGGTTGCTTTGTTTCGAGTATGCCACCCGACTCGATCAGCGCGGCGAAATTCTTACCTATGGATTTCACCTTCCTGGAGTCCCCGCTGTTGCGCCATGATCCCTCCTGTCTGGATAAGCTGGTTGATTTTCAGGCGATGCTGGACCAGCACATCACGTATTACGGTGGCGTGGGCGATACGCTTCGGGCTCGTCAGGCAGAACGGTCGCGCGAAAAGATTCTCAAGCTCCAACGTGAGCTGAAGCAAAGTATGTCCTTTGCTTATAAGAAATGAGCCCCAACTATCGGATCCTAAACGATTCCACGGCAAGTCGGTAACTGTCCAGTCCGAATCCGCCGATGACTCCCCGGCTGTTCCTGGCAGTCAGGGACTGCTGTCGAAAAGGCTCCCGGGCGTGAATGTTACTGATATGGACTTCGACCACCGGCGTGCTGACAGCCGCGATCGTATCTGCCAGGGCAACAGAGGTATGACTGTAGCCGGCCGGGTTGAAGATGATGCCGTCCCAATTCCCATCAGCTGCCTGAAGTGCATTGATCAACTCTCCTTCCAGGTTGGATTGAAGATACCCGAATTCAATGTCACGGAAGTGCTGCTTTAATTCCACCAGGTAATCCTCAAAATTCCGGTTGCCGTAGATTTCAGGCTCCCGCCTTCCAAGAAGGTTGAGGTTCGGTCCGTTCAGAATCAGGAGTTTCATAGGATTTTAATGCGAGCACAAATTTTACATAATTATTCAAATAATTCTGTGAATAATTAGGTGTTAAATGGAGCATTCCCCATCGTCGGAATGAGCATTTTTATCGTCGTGAGCTGGAAATCCTACATCAATGGGTTCAAATCCTGGCTGAAAGTCGAGCGGTCGCTTTCCGGAAATTCGGTGGAAGCGTATTTGCACGACATGAGTCTGTTCGAACACTACCTGGAATCCGAGCAACTTCGCCTCCCTCCAGCCGACATTCGCCTGGAGCATCTGCAGGGCTTCATCGTCCGCATCAACGAGCAGGGACTCAGTGCCAGAAGCCAGGCGCGTATCATTTCGGGCCTGAAGTCATTCTTCAAGTACTGCCTGTTGGAAAATCTCACACAAGATGATCCCTCCCAACTCCTGGAAACCCCGAAACTCGGGCGAAAGCTGCCGGATACGCTCTCAGTCGATGACATTAACCGCCTGATTGCAGCCATCGACCTGAGCAAGCCCGAGGGCATCCGAAACAAGGCGATGCTGGAAACACTTTACTCCTGCGGACTTCGCGTTAGCGAGCTGGTCAACCTCAAGTTGTCGAACCTCCACCTCGAGATCGGGT
This genomic stretch from Bacteroidota bacterium harbors:
- the xerD gene encoding site-specific tyrosine recombinase XerD, with translation MSIFIVVSWKSYINGFKSWLKVERSLSGNSVEAYLHDMSLFEHYLESEQLRLPPADIRLEHLQGFIVRINEQGLSARSQARIISGLKSFFKYCLLENLTQDDPSQLLETPKLGRKLPDTLSVDDINRLIAAIDLSKPEGIRNKAMLETLYSCGLRVSELVNLKLSNLHLEIGFLKVIGKGDKERLVPIGSVATKHLKIYTAEVRNHQTIQHGFEDFVFLNNRGRGLTRVMVFTIIKNLAIKIDLRKRISPHTFRHSFATHLIEGGADLRAVQEMLGHESITTTEIYTHLDRDYLRQSILSHHPRA